The Desulfonatronospira thiodismutans ASO3-1 region TGGTTTCAAGGCCCTTGGATCTGGCATGGTTTTCCATATCAGGCAAGAGTGTTCTGCCTATCGATGAAATATAAATTTCATCACTTATTTTTTCCAGACTGACTTCAACACCATGGTACTTTAAAACTGAAGCTAAGGCAGCTGGACCACAATCGTTATCCCGGGCCTGACTTACGTAAGGAACTTCAAGCCAGACAACATCCTCTTTTTGCCTGAGACTTTCAGGAGCTGACTTGAAAGGGCTGCAGCTGCAGAGCAGCAGAACAAGCAGTGCAGCAAAAGCATATTTGAATTTACTGGACAACAATTCTTTTGTCGCTGATTTGGAGTATAACAACCACCAGCAGAACAACAAGCAATACTCCGATAGCCAGGCCGACACCCCCACCTCCGACTTCGTCGGACAAGGTTGCGAGCTGATGCAGCTGTTCATCATCCAGGCCTTCCATTCTGGCCATTACTTCTTCCTGGGAAAGACCGTAATCAGCCAGCCTCTGGGCCACTACCTCATGTTCCAGGGCCTTTCTGATGGATTCAATCTTTTCAGATCGTTCCGACATTTTCTCTCCGGTGGAAAGGCGGCTTTCTATGAGCGAGGCTTCGCCGATGGAAGGGATAAAAGCCACTAAAGAATAAAACGCCAGGATGAACATGCAAAGCCTTTTGTTCATCACCAATCTTTTAACACTCATTTGGCACCCTCCAGAAATAACAGGTTAAAAAAGCCATGACACTCTGATGAAATTTTTCATTAAAATACCTAATACTGGTTGTTTGTCAACTTGTAAATC contains the following coding sequences:
- a CDS encoding C39 family peptidase; the encoded protein is MGVSAWLSEYCLLFCWWLLYSKSATKELLSSKFKYAFAALLVLLLCSCSPFKSAPESLRQKEDVVWLEVPYVSQARDNDCGPAALASVLKYHGVEVSLEKISDEIYISSIGRTLLPDMENHARSKGLETMSGRGTVAQLKQAIDAGKPVIVLMDAGPALARRGHYIVITGYTSDGFLAHAGVERDVYISFNDLDEKWQSMNRLYLMVFE
- a CDS encoding PA2779 family protein is translated as MSVKRLVMNKRLCMFILAFYSLVAFIPSIGEASLIESRLSTGEKMSERSEKIESIRKALEHEVVAQRLADYGLSQEEVMARMEGLDDEQLHQLATLSDEVGGGGVGLAIGVLLVVLLVVVILQISDKRIVVQ